In Erythrobacter litoralis HTCC2594, a single genomic region encodes these proteins:
- a CDS encoding GDYXXLXY domain-containing protein: protein MMRAASLLALALPVIGLGGLWAWTESWSREGTDWDVPVAGYDPRDLLRGHYIEFTYDWAGDDLSGASPDAFCIEGEAPEIARIVARDDVESCAHFARADYGSVYGGAGLQRGRLYVPQTQARELEDKLRDPDLRGIVTVRQRIDGRILPQSIRFEELTEEERLERERQREEERRRSVPDIMVAPD, encoded by the coding sequence ATGATGCGCGCTGCCAGCCTGCTCGCGCTCGCGCTGCCGGTGATCGGCCTCGGCGGCCTGTGGGCCTGGACCGAAAGCTGGAGCCGCGAAGGCACCGATTGGGACGTGCCCGTCGCCGGATACGACCCGCGCGACCTGCTGCGCGGGCATTATATCGAATTCACCTACGACTGGGCGGGCGATGACCTTTCAGGTGCCTCGCCTGATGCCTTCTGCATCGAGGGCGAAGCGCCGGAAATTGCGCGCATTGTTGCCCGCGACGATGTCGAAAGCTGCGCCCATTTCGCGCGGGCGGACTATGGTAGCGTCTATGGCGGCGCGGGGCTGCAGCGCGGCCGCCTCTACGTGCCGCAAACGCAGGCGCGCGAGTTGGAAGACAAGCTGCGCGATCCGGACCTGCGCGGCATCGTCACCGTCCGCCAACGCATCGACGGCCGCATCCTGCCGCAGAGCATACGCTTCGAAGAACTGACCGAAGAAGAGCGGTTGGAGCGCGAAAGGCAGCGGGAAGAGGAGCGCCGACGGAGCGTGCCCGACATCATGGTCGCCCCGGACTAG
- a CDS encoding YggS family pyridoxal phosphate-dependent enzyme, with translation MSDPTTPLEETEARIARACTIAQRDRDEVTLIAVSKTHPVEAIEPLLEQGHRVFGENRVQEVKEKWPALREAYSDVELHLIGQLQSNKAEDAVALFDCIHSLDRPSLVKALGKAMEKAGKQVPCFLQVNIGDEDQKGGCPIGEVPAMLERAREAGIPVVGLMSIPPFDIEPAPFFALLDKLARENELEARSMGMSSDFETAIMLGATHVRVGTALFGDRG, from the coding sequence ATGAGTGATCCCACTACCCCGCTCGAAGAAACGGAAGCCCGCATCGCCAGGGCCTGCACAATCGCCCAGCGCGACCGCGATGAAGTCACGCTGATCGCGGTCAGCAAGACCCATCCGGTGGAGGCGATCGAGCCGCTGCTGGAACAGGGCCACCGCGTCTTCGGCGAAAACCGCGTGCAGGAAGTGAAGGAAAAATGGCCTGCTTTGCGCGAGGCCTATTCCGATGTCGAACTGCACCTGATCGGCCAGCTGCAGTCGAACAAGGCGGAAGACGCCGTCGCGCTGTTCGACTGCATCCATTCGCTCGACCGTCCGAGCCTGGTGAAGGCGCTCGGCAAGGCGATGGAGAAAGCGGGCAAGCAGGTCCCGTGCTTCCTGCAGGTCAATATCGGCGATGAGGACCAGAAGGGCGGCTGCCCGATCGGCGAGGTACCCGCCATGCTGGAGCGGGCGCGCGAGGCGGGCATTCCGGTGGTCGGGTTGATGTCTATCCCGCCGTTCGACATCGAACCGGCACCCTTCTTTGCGCTGCTCGACAAGCTGGCGCGCGAGAACGAACTAGAAGCCCGCAGCATGGGGATGAGCAGCGATTTCGAAACCGCCATCATGCTCGGCGCAACGCACGTGCGGGTCGGTACCGCGCTGTTCGGCGATCGGGGGTAG
- a CDS encoding DUF2157 domain-containing protein gives MQFFPAHWAFGPEALNLAHMGERKLREWREAGLIDDAAVARILAYEEEHSRPLLLWAVIGIGALAIGLGVISVVAANWEDVPGKVRLAIHLALFTGLAGFIGWRGGRLEREQPWGLEAALFVLGVLGMTFFGHIGQVYQTASPLWKPLAAALVLFGPIVLLRGQSWITASLFMGTLIATCWEYAFTLDQWVTGREADSVWLPVTLVTLLPIVMGPVAAWMRSRSARAAFWTRIEQLAVAYIVIGASLMCLAASVDAFSEPVLALGAQVIRCGAGLAVAGLIVWARRDRSGEATGMVLAASALACIFAYVASGATLPAGVLFMLLWAAIAAAALYAGWRGVFQAAVAVVALRLIVLSFELASDLLSSGFGLILAGLLILGVAWGAVRVSRAFAPPRENEGETL, from the coding sequence ATGCAGTTTTTCCCCGCGCACTGGGCTTTTGGACCGGAGGCGCTTAATCTCGCGCATATGGGCGAACGCAAGTTGAGGGAGTGGCGCGAAGCCGGTTTGATCGACGATGCCGCGGTCGCGCGCATCCTCGCCTACGAGGAAGAGCATTCGCGTCCCTTGCTGCTGTGGGCGGTGATCGGGATCGGGGCGCTGGCGATCGGATTGGGTGTGATTTCGGTGGTCGCCGCCAATTGGGAAGACGTGCCGGGCAAGGTGCGCCTGGCGATCCACCTGGCGCTGTTCACAGGGCTGGCGGGCTTTATCGGCTGGCGCGGAGGGCGGCTGGAGCGCGAGCAGCCGTGGGGCCTCGAAGCCGCTCTATTCGTCCTTGGCGTGCTCGGCATGACCTTTTTCGGCCATATCGGGCAGGTGTACCAGACCGCATCGCCGCTCTGGAAGCCGCTCGCAGCGGCACTGGTGCTGTTCGGGCCCATAGTCCTGCTGCGGGGGCAAAGCTGGATCACGGCGTCGCTGTTCATGGGCACGCTGATTGCGACCTGCTGGGAATATGCTTTCACGCTCGACCAATGGGTAACGGGGCGAGAGGCTGACTCGGTCTGGCTGCCGGTCACGCTCGTGACCTTGTTGCCGATCGTTATGGGGCCGGTCGCGGCGTGGATGCGCTCTCGCAGCGCCCGCGCAGCCTTCTGGACCCGGATCGAGCAATTGGCCGTCGCCTATATCGTGATCGGTGCGTCGCTCATGTGCCTCGCGGCATCGGTGGACGCATTCAGCGAACCGGTCCTGGCATTGGGCGCGCAGGTTATCCGCTGCGGGGCCGGGCTCGCGGTTGCCGGCCTGATTGTCTGGGCGCGCCGGGACAGGTCGGGCGAAGCGACCGGGATGGTGCTGGCCGCATCGGCGCTCGCCTGCATCTTCGCATACGTCGCCTCCGGCGCCACATTACCTGCGGGCGTGCTGTTCATGCTGCTGTGGGCTGCGATCGCAGCCGCAGCGCTCTATGCCGGGTGGCGCGGCGTGTTCCAAGCGGCGGTGGCGGTGGTGGCGCTGCGGCTCATCGTCCTCAGCTTCGAACTGGCGAGCGACCTGCTTTCGAGCGGCTTCGGCCTGATCCTGGCCGGATTGCTGATCCTTGGCGTGGCGTGGGGCGCGGTGCGGGTGAGCCGCGCCTTCGCGCCGCCGCGCGAAAACGAGGGGGAGACGCTATGA
- a CDS encoding OprO/OprP family phosphate-selective porin, with translation MNRILMCGASIAAICTSTPALAQDVDAAAVLEELAAMRAEMAAMANRIESLESELETAQQVAAQANAAAAAASESAAAASESAAAAGDTQIAFKGAPEIKGESGWSFKPRGRLQYDAGFVSSPDSTGRPDGFGNEVRRARLGVQGDMPGGFGYKFELDFDGTDVAITDGFLSYATGDVEFVIGQHNNFQGLEELTSSLSISHMERAAFTDAFGFERRVGASATYANDAVLVQGGLFTDAVDDLSNKNWGVDGRVVYFPKLGETQLHFGGSVHYTDLESGMTVRYRQRPAVHFTSERFINTGNLGASSEFGFGGEVAIVHGPFHATGEAFWQNVDRPGALTDPTFFGGYVEVGLFLTEGDSRGYKGGKFDRIKPGSPVGEGGAGAVQVNVRYDRLDLNDGGIIGGTQDAFLASLIWSPTDWTRFMLGYAHLKYEDAVHPTAGGDTSYSVDSLGVRAQIDF, from the coding sequence GTGAACAGGATCCTCATGTGCGGCGCGTCGATCGCAGCGATCTGCACATCCACCCCGGCGCTGGCGCAGGATGTCGATGCCGCTGCCGTGCTCGAAGAACTCGCCGCGATGCGTGCCGAAATGGCGGCCATGGCGAACCGGATAGAAAGCCTCGAAAGCGAGCTCGAAACCGCGCAGCAGGTCGCAGCCCAAGCCAATGCAGCCGCCGCTGCCGCCAGCGAATCGGCAGCCGCTGCCAGCGAAAGCGCCGCAGCCGCCGGCGATACCCAGATCGCTTTCAAGGGCGCGCCCGAAATCAAGGGAGAAAGCGGCTGGAGCTTCAAGCCGCGCGGGCGCCTGCAATACGATGCGGGCTTCGTCAGCTCACCCGATTCGACCGGGCGGCCCGACGGTTTCGGCAATGAAGTGCGCCGCGCCCGCCTCGGCGTGCAGGGCGATATGCCGGGCGGCTTCGGCTACAAGTTCGAGCTCGATTTCGACGGCACCGATGTTGCCATCACCGACGGCTTCCTGAGCTACGCGACCGGCGATGTCGAATTCGTCATCGGCCAGCACAACAATTTCCAGGGGCTCGAGGAGCTGACCAGCAGCCTCTCGATCAGCCACATGGAGCGCGCCGCCTTCACCGACGCTTTCGGTTTCGAACGCCGGGTCGGCGCCTCGGCCACCTATGCGAACGATGCGGTACTGGTGCAGGGCGGGCTGTTCACCGATGCCGTGGACGACCTGTCCAACAAGAACTGGGGCGTGGACGGCCGCGTGGTCTATTTCCCCAAGCTGGGCGAGACGCAGCTGCATTTCGGCGGCTCGGTCCATTACACCGATCTCGAAAGCGGCATGACGGTCCGCTATCGCCAGCGGCCCGCGGTACACTTCACGAGCGAGCGCTTCATCAACACAGGCAACCTCGGTGCCAGCAGCGAGTTCGGCTTCGGCGGCGAAGTCGCCATCGTACACGGGCCGTTCCACGCCACCGGCGAAGCCTTCTGGCAAAACGTCGACCGACCCGGCGCGCTGACCGATCCGACCTTCTTCGGCGGCTATGTCGAAGTCGGCCTATTCCTGACCGAAGGCGACAGCCGCGGCTACAAAGGCGGCAAGTTCGACCGGATCAAGCCCGGCAGCCCGGTCGGCGAAGGCGGTGCCGGCGCGGTGCAGGTCAACGTGCGCTACGACAGGCTCGACCTGAACGACGGCGGCATCATCGGCGGGACGCAGGACGCGTTTCTCGCTTCGCTGATCTGGTCGCCGACCGACTGGACGCGCTTCATGCTCGGCTATGCGCATCTGAAATACGAAGACGCCGTCCACCCTACCGCGGGCGGCGATACCTCCTATTCCGTCGATTCTCTGGGCGTTCGCGCGCAAATCGATTTTTAG
- a CDS encoding DUF389 domain-containing protein: MEQTHTTPSPEPSSSADAEVTRPKGRTTSFTLLRALANLRKWWREAVIDDVDQNEVLEGTRSESLYTPRYVFMICMSAGIAVLGLLLSSPAVVIGAMLLSPLMSPIIGAGFALATGDFDWLRRCSRALLYGSVIAILFCAAIVFISPLQTVTTEIAARTRPNLFDLLVALFSALAGAYAVIRGKMGTIVGVAIATALMPPLAVVGFGLATFNWTVFGGSLMLFVTNLVTIMLTAALMARFYGFQTRLSQKQTRVQDVGMLVAFIALAIPLGLSLQTITWEARATNQIKAVIEEAFVENARINQLEIAFDSDPMRIETSVFTPEFERSAESEVARRLERILDRPVAIEIDQFRVGTDPGAAEQAQLEQARAEEQARASAERIRNLAERLALVAGVPIEEVTLDRDNRRALADARSLPGLGWEGYRALERRAAADMEGWDVRLRPPVAPLPDIPLEDGALGETGTDTLGLVRWAASRTRLPLTLTGRGEALQNAAQQLREAGIEVRTRDDGPRDRIVTGWANGSAQ, encoded by the coding sequence ATGGAACAGACCCATACAACACCCTCGCCCGAACCGTCGTCCTCCGCCGATGCGGAGGTGACCAGGCCCAAGGGCAGAACGACCAGCTTCACGCTGCTCCGCGCGCTCGCCAACCTCCGCAAGTGGTGGCGCGAGGCGGTCATCGACGATGTCGACCAGAACGAAGTGCTGGAGGGCACGCGCAGCGAATCGCTCTATACGCCGCGCTATGTCTTCATGATCTGCATGTCGGCCGGCATCGCCGTGCTGGGCCTGCTGCTGTCGAGCCCGGCAGTCGTGATCGGCGCGATGCTGCTTTCGCCGCTGATGAGCCCGATCATCGGCGCGGGCTTCGCGCTGGCGACCGGCGATTTCGACTGGCTTAGGCGCTGTTCGCGCGCCCTGCTTTACGGTTCCGTGATTGCGATCCTGTTCTGCGCGGCAATTGTTTTCATTTCGCCTTTGCAGACCGTCACCACCGAGATCGCCGCGCGCACGCGGCCCAATCTGTTCGACCTGCTCGTCGCGCTGTTTTCCGCACTGGCCGGAGCCTATGCGGTGATCCGCGGCAAGATGGGCACGATTGTGGGCGTGGCCATCGCGACCGCGCTGATGCCGCCGCTGGCGGTGGTGGGGTTCGGCCTCGCCACCTTCAACTGGACCGTATTCGGCGGCTCGCTGATGCTGTTCGTCACCAACCTCGTGACCATCATGCTGACCGCCGCGCTGATGGCGCGGTTCTACGGGTTCCAGACCCGCCTGTCGCAGAAACAGACCCGGGTGCAGGACGTCGGCATGCTGGTGGCCTTCATTGCGCTGGCGATTCCGCTCGGCCTCAGCTTGCAGACCATCACCTGGGAAGCGCGTGCCACCAACCAGATCAAGGCCGTCATCGAAGAGGCATTCGTCGAGAACGCCCGCATCAACCAGCTCGAAATCGCCTTCGATTCCGACCCGATGCGGATCGAGACCTCCGTCTTCACGCCCGAGTTCGAGCGCAGTGCCGAGAGCGAAGTGGCGCGCAGGCTCGAGCGGATCCTCGACCGGCCCGTCGCCATCGAGATCGACCAGTTCCGCGTGGGTACCGATCCGGGTGCGGCCGAACAGGCGCAGCTCGAACAGGCACGGGCGGAAGAGCAGGCCCGCGCCAGTGCCGAGCGGATCCGGAATCTCGCCGAACGTCTGGCGCTGGTCGCCGGCGTGCCGATCGAGGAAGTGACGCTCGACCGCGACAACCGGCGGGCGCTGGCCGATGCCCGCAGCCTGCCGGGCCTCGGCTGGGAAGGCTATCGCGCGCTCGAACGCCGCGCGGCTGCCGACATGGAAGGATGGGATGTCCGCCTGCGCCCGCCGGTCGCGCCGCTGCCCGATATCCCGCTGGAGGATGGCGCTCTGGGTGAGACAGGGACCGACACGCTGGGCCTGGTCCGGTGGGCCGCCAGCCGGACGCGGCTGCCGCTCACGCTCACCGGTCGCGGCGAGGCGCTCCAGAACGCGGCGCAGCAATTGCGCGAAGCGGGAATCGAGGTCCGCACACGCGACGATGGCCCCCGCGACCGGATCGTCACCGGCTGGGCCAACGGCAGCGCGCAATAG
- a CDS encoding FtsK/SpoIIIE family DNA translocase, translating into MASRAISRSSGADWRAAWRRSMRRAAQMGGAVVLFGAMVFLGLALFSYTQTDPSPSTAAASHDVANYMGASGAFVAERVLFLFGLTGILLLPMLYIFARKLWRDVEEEDVDTETRWWRPILMLLLAMALLSTVLSLTFDGPGGALPASMGGITGLLGAGAIEAIATRFGEGLSGWIILALALLALGGGTALVTRVFAIDWRALLTLPAFLRHVPFMPAIALPKPRLALNRDTDAAPKPRPAAKEAVVEQPAERRAPKIVDPSAPPKQATAAKAKQRDMFANYELPSLDLLTDPGPDTAPKLDKMALERNARLLETVLDDFNVKGEITAVRTGPVVTMYELEPAPGIKASRVIGLAEDIARNMSAISARVSPIPGKTVMGIELPNQDRQMVNFKELASCAAFADGKGALPMILGKDIAGEPIVADLAAMPHLLVAGTTGSGKSVGLNAILLSLLYRFTPDECRLILIDPKVLELKTYDDIPHLLSPVVTEPHKSVRALKWAVEEMERRYRMMSSVNSRNISGFNEKVRTAAAKGKPLGRRVQTGFDPETGEEIFEEEQLDYEPLPQIVLIVDELADLMVTVGKEIEVLIQRLSQKSRAAGIHLIMATQRPSVDVITGVIKANLPTRISFKVTSRIDSRTIFGEQGSEQLLGKGDMLYKPNTGAMIRVHGPFVSDEEVERVADHWRAQGSPAYVDAVTEEPEDGGGLTFEDDLTASDSPEERKYLQACQIVIENQKASGSWLQRQMGVGYNTAAKWIERMESEGLVGPANHVGRREIYRDRDGNVL; encoded by the coding sequence ATGGCGTCACGAGCAATAAGCAGGTCTTCCGGGGCCGACTGGCGCGCCGCATGGCGGCGTTCGATGCGCCGTGCCGCGCAGATGGGCGGGGCCGTCGTGCTGTTCGGCGCGATGGTGTTCCTCGGCCTCGCGCTCTTCAGCTATACCCAGACCGACCCGAGCCCCTCGACCGCCGCCGCATCGCATGACGTCGCCAATTACATGGGCGCGAGCGGCGCATTCGTGGCCGAGCGCGTGCTGTTCCTGTTCGGCCTGACCGGCATCCTGCTGCTGCCGATGCTCTACATCTTCGCGCGCAAGCTGTGGCGCGATGTCGAGGAAGAAGACGTCGACACCGAAACCCGCTGGTGGCGGCCGATCCTGATGCTACTGCTGGCGATGGCGCTGCTCAGCACAGTGCTTTCGCTGACTTTCGACGGGCCGGGCGGGGCGCTGCCCGCCTCCATGGGCGGCATCACCGGCCTGCTCGGCGCCGGTGCGATCGAGGCCATCGCGACCCGCTTCGGCGAAGGGCTGTCGGGCTGGATCATCCTTGCGCTGGCGCTGCTCGCGCTCGGCGGCGGCACCGCGCTCGTCACGCGCGTCTTCGCCATCGACTGGCGCGCGTTGCTGACGCTGCCGGCCTTCCTGCGCCACGTGCCTTTCATGCCCGCGATTGCGCTCCCAAAACCCAGGCTGGCACTGAACCGCGACACAGACGCCGCACCCAAACCCAGGCCCGCAGCGAAAGAGGCGGTCGTCGAACAGCCTGCCGAACGCCGCGCGCCCAAGATCGTCGATCCCTCCGCGCCGCCCAAACAGGCGACTGCCGCCAAGGCCAAGCAGCGCGACATGTTCGCCAATTACGAATTGCCGAGCCTCGACCTGCTGACCGACCCCGGCCCCGACACCGCGCCCAAGCTCGACAAGATGGCGCTCGAGCGCAACGCCCGCCTGCTCGAAACCGTGCTCGACGATTTCAACGTCAAGGGCGAGATCACCGCCGTGCGCACCGGCCCGGTGGTGACCATGTACGAGCTCGAGCCTGCCCCCGGGATCAAGGCAAGTCGCGTGATCGGCCTCGCCGAAGACATCGCCCGCAACATGAGCGCGATTTCCGCGCGCGTGTCGCCAATCCCCGGCAAGACCGTGATGGGCATCGAACTGCCCAACCAGGACCGACAGATGGTCAATTTCAAGGAGCTGGCGAGCTGCGCCGCCTTTGCCGACGGCAAGGGCGCGTTGCCGATGATCCTGGGCAAGGATATTGCCGGTGAGCCGATCGTCGCCGACCTGGCCGCCATGCCGCACCTGCTGGTTGCGGGCACCACCGGCTCGGGCAAGTCGGTCGGCCTCAACGCCATCCTGCTGAGCCTGCTCTACCGCTTCACGCCCGACGAATGCCGCCTGATCCTGATCGATCCGAAAGTGCTCGAGCTCAAGACCTACGACGATATCCCGCATCTGCTCAGCCCGGTGGTGACCGAGCCGCACAAGAGCGTGCGCGCGCTCAAATGGGCGGTCGAGGAGATGGAGCGGCGTTATCGCATGATGTCCTCCGTCAACTCGCGCAATATCTCCGGCTTCAACGAGAAAGTCCGCACCGCCGCAGCCAAGGGCAAACCGCTCGGTCGCCGCGTGCAGACCGGCTTCGATCCGGAAACCGGCGAGGAGATTTTCGAGGAAGAGCAGCTCGATTACGAACCCTTGCCGCAGATCGTGCTGATCGTCGACGAACTGGCCGACCTCATGGTGACAGTCGGCAAGGAAATCGAAGTGCTGATCCAGCGCCTGAGCCAGAAATCGCGCGCCGCCGGTATCCACCTGATCATGGCGACGCAGCGTCCCAGCGTCGATGTCATCACGGGCGTCATCAAGGCCAACCTGCCGACGCGCATCAGCTTCAAGGTGACGAGCCGCATCGACAGCCGCACCATCTTCGGCGAACAGGGATCGGAGCAACTGCTGGGCAAGGGCGACATGCTCTACAAGCCCAACACCGGCGCGATGATCCGCGTGCACGGGCCGTTCGTCAGCGACGAGGAAGTCGAGCGCGTGGCCGATCACTGGCGCGCACAGGGCAGCCCCGCATATGTCGATGCCGTCACGGAAGAGCCGGAAGACGGCGGCGGCCTGACCTTCGAAGACGACCTCACCGCCAGCGACAGCCCCGAAGAGCGCAAATACCTGCAGGCGTGCCAGATCGTGATCGAGAACCAGAAGGCGAGCGGCAGCTGGCTCCAGCGCCAGATGGGCGTCGGCTACAACACCGCCGCCAAATGGATCGAGCGGATGGAAAGCGAAGGCCTTGTCGGCCCCGCCAACCATGTCGGCCGCCGCGAAATCTACCGCGACCGCGATGGGAATGTGCTCTAG
- a CDS encoding thiamine phosphate synthase, giving the protein MGSLMGLRYSGRVAHFQTCLERSRKDLPDLWLLSDERNDGVLEHRLRTLPPGSGFVYRHYHLPPAERVARFFALKRIAEARGHLVILADSALTAREWGADGIYGAPRSLYPTRRDLVTIATAHDLAEIGQANRARSDAVMLSPAFPTRSHPGAATLGPQRFRRLARHAQMPVIALGGMTQATARRLDWPRWAAIDGLS; this is encoded by the coding sequence GTGGGATCACTCATGGGGCTGCGCTATAGCGGGCGCGTGGCACACTTCCAGACCTGTCTTGAGCGTAGTCGAAAGGACTTACCTGACCTCTGGCTCCTGTCCGACGAGCGCAACGACGGCGTGCTCGAACACCGCTTGCGCACGCTGCCGCCGGGATCGGGCTTCGTCTATCGCCATTATCATCTGCCGCCCGCAGAGCGGGTCGCGCGGTTCTTTGCATTAAAGCGTATCGCGGAAGCACGCGGGCATCTCGTCATCCTCGCCGACAGCGCGTTGACCGCACGCGAATGGGGCGCAGACGGGATCTATGGCGCACCGCGCAGCCTCTATCCCACGCGCCGCGACCTGGTGACCATCGCTACCGCGCACGACCTTGCGGAAATCGGCCAGGCCAATCGCGCCCGCTCCGACGCGGTGATGCTTTCGCCAGCCTTCCCCACGCGCTCGCATCCCGGCGCTGCGACGCTCGGCCCGCAGCGGTTCCGACGTCTCGCGCGTCATGCACAGATGCCGGTCATTGCGCTGGGGGGTATGACGCAAGCCACCGCGCGACGCCTCGATTGGCCGCGCTGGGCCGCGATCGACGGACTCAGCTAA
- a CDS encoding substrate-binding domain-containing protein, which produces MKMIKNIALVATASLALAACGDTGSSSGTRDSIRAVGSSTVYPFAKLVAENFARNHPEFGSPLIESTGTGGGVALFCSGVGPSTPDMANASRRMKDSEFDTCQENGVTDIIELQVGLDGIAFASAQGGIDMNLTPDIVYRAIAANPYGKEQTNETWSDVDPSLPDLPILVYGPPSTSGTRDALKELVLEAACKENAEMEALKESDEDAYDRTCTEVRSDGKYVDQGEQDNLIVQKIQGNPNAVGIFGYSYLEENADKVQGLSMNGVEPTYENIASFAYPGARPLYVYVKKAHVDAIPGLAEYLEQWTTMWDKGGPLASIGLVATPEDERALNLQKATQLTPTLTKGDLTK; this is translated from the coding sequence ATGAAAATGATCAAGAATATCGCTCTGGTCGCCACCGCCAGCCTCGCGCTGGCCGCGTGCGGCGACACCGGTTCGTCCAGCGGCACGCGCGATTCGATCCGCGCGGTCGGCTCGTCGACGGTCTATCCCTTCGCCAAGCTGGTGGCCGAGAACTTCGCCCGCAACCATCCGGAGTTCGGCTCGCCGCTGATCGAATCGACCGGCACCGGCGGCGGCGTCGCATTGTTCTGCAGCGGTGTAGGTCCTTCGACCCCGGACATGGCCAATGCCTCGCGCCGGATGAAGGACAGCGAATTCGACACCTGCCAGGAAAACGGTGTCACCGACATCATCGAACTGCAGGTCGGCCTCGACGGAATCGCCTTCGCCAGCGCGCAGGGCGGTATCGACATGAATCTGACGCCCGACATCGTCTACCGCGCCATCGCCGCCAATCCGTATGGCAAGGAGCAGACCAACGAGACCTGGTCGGATGTCGATCCCTCGCTGCCGGACCTGCCGATCCTCGTCTACGGCCCGCCGTCGACCTCGGGCACGCGCGACGCGCTCAAGGAGCTGGTCCTGGAGGCGGCCTGTAAGGAAAATGCCGAGATGGAAGCGCTCAAGGAGAGCGACGAAGACGCCTACGATCGCACCTGCACCGAAGTCCGTTCGGACGGCAAATATGTCGACCAGGGCGAGCAGGACAATCTTATCGTGCAGAAGATCCAGGGCAACCCGAACGCCGTCGGCATCTTCGGCTATTCCTATCTCGAAGAGAATGCGGACAAGGTGCAGGGCCTCAGCATGAACGGCGTCGAGCCGACGTATGAAAATATCGCTTCGTTCGCCTATCCGGGCGCGCGTCCGCTGTATGTTTACGTCAAGAAAGCGCATGTCGATGCGATCCCGGGCCTCGCCGAGTATCTCGAGCAGTGGACGACGATGTGGGACAAGGGCGGCCCGCTCGCCAGCATCGGCCTCGTCGCTACGCCCGAGGACGAGCGTGCGCTCAACCTCCAGAAGGCGACGCAGCTGACGCCGACGCTGACAAAGGGCGATCTGACCAAGTAA
- a CDS encoding OmpA family protein, which translates to MSLSITTSGKFAVAAAMAAALPLGASAQDYENTDPDRTLTVYATVPADIAELPDGPELEGYISARKDERMQVTTIGGQQSVVFISEATEIRSRGGFLGLSRTSLGADALMNGLPVKVETKQWSDGLIASRVRLSNDDLETATMIRTGTAQGFAEQTAATEALRGRVGDIDNYLIKDTTNVYFDSGKWRLDGEAQRDLCQAAAQAEATDNALLLVVGYTDADGSEELNQELSERRAARVTNYLQQECGWKPWRMLTPTGMAEADPAADNYTPQGKAQNRRVAVNILVSKAVEGL; encoded by the coding sequence ATGTCCCTCTCGATTACCACTTCCGGCAAATTCGCTGTCGCTGCGGCCATGGCTGCAGCCTTGCCGCTCGGCGCTTCGGCGCAGGACTACGAAAACACCGATCCCGACCGCACGCTGACCGTCTATGCCACCGTGCCCGCCGACATTGCGGAACTGCCCGATGGCCCCGAGCTCGAGGGTTATATTTCGGCGCGCAAGGACGAGCGCATGCAGGTCACCACCATCGGCGGCCAGCAATCGGTGGTCTTCATCAGCGAAGCGACCGAGATCCGCTCGCGCGGCGGTTTCCTCGGCCTCAGCCGGACGAGCCTCGGCGCGGATGCGCTGATGAACGGTCTGCCGGTGAAGGTCGAAACCAAACAATGGAGCGACGGGCTGATCGCCAGCCGCGTCCGCCTGTCGAACGACGATCTCGAAACCGCGACGATGATCCGCACCGGCACGGCGCAGGGCTTTGCCGAGCAGACCGCCGCCACCGAAGCGCTGCGCGGACGCGTCGGCGATATCGACAATTACCTGATCAAGGACACCACCAACGTCTATTTCGACAGCGGCAAGTGGCGGCTCGACGGCGAAGCCCAGCGCGACCTGTGCCAGGCCGCTGCGCAGGCCGAGGCGACCGATAACGCCCTGCTGCTGGTCGTCGGCTACACCGATGCCGACGGCAGCGAGGAACTCAATCAGGAGCTGAGCGAACGCCGCGCGGCGCGAGTGACCAACTATCTGCAGCAGGAGTGCGGCTGGAAACCCTGGCGCATGCTGACCCCTACCGGCATGGCCGAAGCCGATCCGGCGGCGGATAACTACACCCCGCAAGGCAAGGCCCAGAACCGCCGCGTGGCGGTCAACATCCTCGTCAGCAAGGCTGTCGAGGGGCTGTAA